One window of the Silurus meridionalis isolate SWU-2019-XX chromosome 24, ASM1480568v1, whole genome shotgun sequence genome contains the following:
- the LOC124377770 gene encoding interferon-induced protein 44-like translates to MNHSRAHNLSWFLNQRQSLHPVQKPQPAPAQQPAPAQQPAPAPNTEMDKPWRQIKWSEDFKKPLLKELKDFQPGTEVSEIKILLHGPIGAGKSSFVNSINTVLRGKNSASALADSSTGQSQSFTLKFKTHRLKKDGPGKFYPFVFTDIMGLEEEKSKGVQIKDIKKILKGHVKDGYSFNPLKPIEKGDLSYITNPSLKDKVHCLVSVLPGDRISFISDGVIQKMRDVREKARDLGIPQVVIMPMVDRTCPLVKENLSKIYTSKKIKEKMEECSNKLGVPMNCIFPVQNYHEQITNDLHMDLLVLMAITNIVTFANDYIEDQVYNSSEDKKE, encoded by the exons ATGAATCATTCCAGG GCTCACAATTTGTCCTGGTTTTTAAACCAAAGACAATCCTTGCATCCAGTCCAAAAACCACAACCAGCACCAGCACAACAACCAGCACCAGCACAACAACCAGCACCAGCACCAAATACTG AAATGGATAAGCCATGGCGTCAGATAAAATGGAG TGAAGATTTTAAGAAACCGTTGTTGAAAGAACTAAAGGATTTCCAGCCTGGTACAGAAGTCAGTGAGATAAAGATTCTTCTTCATGGACCAATTGGAGCAGGAAAATCGAGCTTCGTCAACTCCATCAACACAGTCCTCCGAGGAAAAAACAGTGCTAGTGCACTGGCAGATTCATCAACTGGTCAAAGTCAAAGCTTCACTTTAAAG TTTAAAACTCACAGGCTGAAGAAAGATGGACCTGGAAAGTTCTATCCATTTGTCTTTACTGATATCATGggtctggaagaagagaagtCAAAAGGCGTGCAAattaaagatataaagaaaatCTTAAAGGGTCATGTGAAAGATGGATATAGT TTTAATCCACTAAAACCAATTGAAAAAGGTGACCTGAGTTACATCACTAACCCCAGTCTGAAGGACAAGGTTCACTGTCTGGTCAGTGTTCTACCAGGAGACAGAATCTCCTTCATCAGTGATGGTGTTATCCAGAAAATGAGAGATGTTCGGGAAAAGGCACGTGACTTGG GGATTCCTCAAGTGGTCATCATGCCGATGGTGGACAGAACATGTCCTCTAGTTAAGGAGAACCTGAGTAAGATCTACAccagcaaaaaaattaaagagaaG ATGGAAGAGTGCAGTAATAAACTGGGAGTCCCGATGAACTGCATCTTTCCTGTGCAGAACTACCACGAGCAGATCACCAACGACCTGCACATGGATCTTCTGGTTCTCATGGCCATCACTAACATTGTTACATTTGCCAATGACTACATTGAAGACCAGGTGTACAATTCCAGTGAGGATAAAAAAGAGTAG
- the LOC124377825 gene encoding interferon-induced protein 44-like isoform X2 — protein sequence MLREVKDFQPGTTEVSEIRILLHGPIGAGKSTLINSINTILRGYNTAGALADSSAGQSQSFTLKFKTHRLKKDGPGKFYPFVFTDIMGLEEEKSKGVQTKDINKILKGHVKNGYTFNPQKPIDKGDPSYISNPSQKDKVHCLVSVLPADKISMISDGVIQKMRAVREKARDLEIPQLVIMSRVDKVCPVVNKNLCKVYQSKKIKKQMEECSQMLGVPMNCIFPVQNYHEQITSDMHMDILILMAITNIIRFANDYIEEQVYNQ from the exons ATGTTGAGAGAAGTAAAGGATTTCCAGCCTGGTACTACAGAAGTCAGTGAGATTAGGATTTTGCTTCATGGCCCAATTGGAGCAGGAAAATCAACTTTAATCAACTCCATCAACACCATCCTCAGAGGATACAACACAGCTGGTGCACTGGCAGATTCATCAGCTGGTCAAAGTCAAAGCTTCACTTTAAAg TTTAAAACTCACAGGCTGAAGAAAGATGGTCCTGGGAAGTTCTATCCATTTGTCTTTACTGACATAATGggtctggaagaagagaagtCAAAAGGAGTGCAAactaaagatataaataaaatcttaaagGGTCATGTGAAAAATGGTTACACT TTTAATCCTCAAAAACCAATTGATAAAGGTGACCCGAGTTACATCAGTAACCCCAGTCAGAAGGACAAGGTGCACTGTCTGGTCAGTGTTCTACCAGCTGACAAAATCTCCATGATCAGTGATGGTGTTATCcagaaaatgagagctgttcgGGAAAAGGCACGTGACTTGG AGATTCCTCAATTGGTCATCATGTCACGAGTTGACAAAGTATGTCCCGTAGTAAACAAGAACCTGTGTAAGGTTtaccaaagcaaaaaaataaaaaagcag ATGGAAGAGTGCAGTCAAATGCTGGGAGTGCCGATGAACTGCATCTTTCCTGTGCAGAACTACCACGAGCAGATCACCAGCGACATGCACATGGATATTCTGATTCTCATGGCCATCACTAACATCATTAGATTTGCCAATGACTACATTGAAGAGCAGGTGTACAATCAATAA
- the rnf175 gene encoding RING finger protein 175, whose product MSYRENWKVQQEKLYVKHRGHEAMHAEMVLILLATLVVAQILLVQWKQRHCRSYTLVTLVQMWVVPVYFTLKLYWWRFLSTWSMFSIITSYVIFRATRRPLSGRTPRMVYKWFLLIYKMSYAVGLLGYLAIMFTLFGFNVFFRIQAEDSMDVGVVMLFYGLYYGVMGRDFAELCSEYMASTIGYYSGGGMPSRSLSHDVCAVCGQKTLVDVDEEGVIEDTFQLSCNHVFHEFCIRGWCIVGKKQTCPYCNEKVDLKRMMNNPWEKTHVLYGQLLDWLRYLVAWQPIIIAVVHGIHFSLGLE is encoded by the exons ATGTCCTACAGAGAAAACTGGAA aGTCCAGCAGGAGAAGCTGTACGTTAAACACAGAGGTCATGAAGCCATGCACGCTGAGATGGTTCTGATCCTCCTGGCGACACTGGTGGTGGCTCAGATTCTACTGGTCCAGTGGAAGCAGAGACACTGCAGATCGTATACT CTAGTGACACTGGTGCAGATGTGGGTGGTGCCTGTGTATTTCACACTGAAGCTGTACTGGTGGCGTTTCTTGTCCACATGGAGCATGTtctccatcatcaccagctACGTGATCTTCAGAGCCACACGCAGACCTCTGTCAGGGAGAACGCCCAg gatgGTGTATAAGTGGTTCCTGTTGATTTATAAGATGAGTTATGCTGTAGGTCTACTTGGATACCTCGCCATCATGTTCACTTTGTTTGGATTCAATGTTTTCTTCAG GATCCAGGCGGAGGACTCGATGGATGTGGGCGTGGTCATGCTGTTCTATGGCCTTTATTATGGAGTGATGGGACGTGACTTCGCCGAACTCTGCTCTGAATACATGGCGTCTACCATCGGG tacTACAGTGGAGGAGGAATGCCGTCCCGCAGTCTGAGCCATGacgtgtgtgctgtgtgtggaCAGAAGACGTTGGTGGATGTGGATGAAGAGGGTGTGATTGAGGACACGTTTCAGCTCTCCTGTAATCACGT ATTTCATGAGTTCTGTATTCGGGGctggtgcattgtgggtaagaAGCAGACGTGTCCTTACTGTAATGAGAAAGTGGACCTGAAGAGGATGATGAACAACCC CTGGGAGAAGACACATGTGCTGTATGGACAGCTGTTGGACTGGCTCCGGTACCTGGTGGCCTGGCAGCCCATCATCATCGCAGTTGTACATGGGATCCATTTCTCCCTGGGTCTGGAGTGA
- the LOC124377825 gene encoding interferon-induced protein 44-like isoform X1 encodes MNWLPNMLLGPRNQISNPAISNTQSSNPEFDEPWRPVIWSENSRSEMLREVKDFQPGTTEVSEIRILLHGPIGAGKSTLINSINTILRGYNTAGALADSSAGQSQSFTLKFKTHRLKKDGPGKFYPFVFTDIMGLEEEKSKGVQTKDINKILKGHVKNGYTFNPQKPIDKGDPSYISNPSQKDKVHCLVSVLPADKISMISDGVIQKMRAVREKARDLEIPQLVIMSRVDKVCPVVNKNLCKVYQSKKIKKQMEECSQMLGVPMNCIFPVQNYHEQITSDMHMDILILMAITNIIRFANDYIEEQVYNQ; translated from the exons ATGAATTGGCTTCCAAATATG TTATTAGGTCCTAGGAATCAAATCTCAAATCCTGCTATAAGCAATACACAAAGTTCAAATCCTG aaTTTGATGAGCCATGGCGGCCAGTGATATGGAG TGAAAATTCTAGGAGTGAGATGTTGAGAGAAGTAAAGGATTTCCAGCCTGGTACTACAGAAGTCAGTGAGATTAGGATTTTGCTTCATGGCCCAATTGGAGCAGGAAAATCAACTTTAATCAACTCCATCAACACCATCCTCAGAGGATACAACACAGCTGGTGCACTGGCAGATTCATCAGCTGGTCAAAGTCAAAGCTTCACTTTAAAg TTTAAAACTCACAGGCTGAAGAAAGATGGTCCTGGGAAGTTCTATCCATTTGTCTTTACTGACATAATGggtctggaagaagagaagtCAAAAGGAGTGCAAactaaagatataaataaaatcttaaagGGTCATGTGAAAAATGGTTACACT TTTAATCCTCAAAAACCAATTGATAAAGGTGACCCGAGTTACATCAGTAACCCCAGTCAGAAGGACAAGGTGCACTGTCTGGTCAGTGTTCTACCAGCTGACAAAATCTCCATGATCAGTGATGGTGTTATCcagaaaatgagagctgttcgGGAAAAGGCACGTGACTTGG AGATTCCTCAATTGGTCATCATGTCACGAGTTGACAAAGTATGTCCCGTAGTAAACAAGAACCTGTGTAAGGTTtaccaaagcaaaaaaataaaaaagcag ATGGAAGAGTGCAGTCAAATGCTGGGAGTGCCGATGAACTGCATCTTTCCTGTGCAGAACTACCACGAGCAGATCACCAGCGACATGCACATGGATATTCTGATTCTCATGGCCATCACTAACATCATTAGATTTGCCAATGACTACATTGAAGAGCAGGTGTACAATCAATAA